TGCTCGGGGCCTTGCTCTGCGGAGCAGAAAGGCGCGAATCGTAATGATTCCGGGAAAGAAACCAGGCAACAAAGACTCCCGCGCGCCCCCTCCCCACCGGCGAAGGCTATGTGCTCAGtttgccgcaggcgcaggtgtctacggagaacgaggaagcgcggcgaaggcgccaccaggggggggcagcgccgcagcaaacCTCGCGCGTGTTGCAGCGGACGAACAGAGGAGACTGGGAGGATGCAGAGAGGGCCAGAGAGGCTGGTAAAGAAatggcgtcgcagaggaaactcgcggcgagcgatgGACGAGAACTAGCCCAACcaggaagcgaggaagcgatgGGGCCGCGCAGATCGCGCGACGCACGGAAAAAGGACCGAGACAGGGATGAATTCGGCAAGGCGTCCGCAAGATACGAGGATAGTCAtggcggcgcgaagcaggctTACGGCattgcagaggcggagagacgtGCGTGTGCGCTCTTCAGTCTCGATCGCCTTTTGCGAGCTGAAGACGTCTCTGAAGCCTTTTCTCTCGTGGCTCCACGAGCGCATCCGTACCGCGTGCCGGTCCCCTCTCAGTTGTCTTCcggtccctctctctcgccttcatcTGGCTCAGATGTCCCGCTTCCTTCGTCTGCATCCTCTCGCTCCGTGGCTCGCGCTGGGTCACATGGAGCATTGTCTCCCCAtcccgctgcgtcctcgccttctgccgagctgtcgctgcagcagcggttTGCTGTAGCCCAGGAAGCGCTGACCGCGCTGCCGGGCGGGGCGGCTTTGTATCTTTTTCTCCATCTTCTTTCGCGGCATAGTCCCTCGACGCTCGCCAAGACTGTCGCGTCGTGTGTGCGGAAGACCGAGCCaacgctcgcgcctctcgttctcttccctctcctgggctcgccgccagcaACTTACTTCGAGGACGCGATGaagcgccagctgcttcaCACCGCTTCCATCTATCTGCTGGTGCTGCAAAACACTGAAGGATGTTTAGTCGTTCGGCAGAAACGCGcgttgcctcttcttcgagcggcgctgcggctcggcgtcgcaggcctcgcgcggaagcTCGTGCGCTTCGTGCTCGCGCTCCTGGTTGCCTAtccggcgcggaagagggcggaaaacagcgcgtgcgaggcgacCGGGGATCCGACTGAAAGTGCGAAGGCTCGGCAGGcgtctgtgcatgcgctACGGGAAGGAAACTGCGAAGAGGATATCGTCGTGCCGTGGTCGGGAGCAGGAGGGGCCCCCGCACTgtgggctccgccggcgctgtttcaggagcgaagacgaagcaggtcgcacgcagcgaggagtcgcgcagaagagaaacctgcgcgagaaggcgagcagctCCACTCTCAagtggaagaggaggagggctcCCGAAGAGCCCAGAAAGCGAAGCACGGCCAGCGTGCGGAGgaacgcgcggagagacaagcCGACGCaaaagcagacgaagagagggcCATCTTTCAGCTTTACCGAGATGTTGTGGCAATCGTTGAGGACTGTCTTTTGAGTTCGCTGGTTCATCTGCAGTGGCTCCGCGTTTTTCAGTTGACAAGTGTCCTCGCGCTCGATCTGCCTGCTTggctctttcgcctccgccctcatATCTGTCGCGTCTTTTCGCTTGACGGGCCGTGCGGATTGCTTCCGTCTCCGGAGTCCGCCCCGGTGGTGTCGCCCTGTTGTTCGCACTCGCAGTGCCTATTTCTGCAGGACGACCCAGCAGTGCCGTTTGAGCGCGTTGTCTTGTCGCTTGTAAGCCAGCTCGGTCTCAGCGCTCGgggcttcgcgtctcgctcgatCTGGTCTGCCGCGCAGTGGCGAGCTTGCCTTCTGGGCTCTCGTTCGTTGCCGTCCCTCTGTCGTACGACGGAGATGGGTCGCCTACACCAAGGCTCTCTTCTTGCGCGtacgtcttctcgcgcctcgtctcatTTCGGGGTCGACGCGTCGCTTGCTATTTCAGAttcggcagaggcggcccCGGCTCCGACTGCTTGTCGAGAGGGAACGGATCTGCAGTCAGAAGAGGCTGACGCCCGAGTTcttgctgcgtcgccttccgcatgCGAGTGGAAGCGGGGCAGTTACGCAGCCGTCTCTGGGGCGTGGGTTCACCTGCCTAGCGTGAGGGGGCTCactccttcgcctgctccGGCCTCGCCGTTTCCGCCCCGACGTTTCGTGAGTTTAGGGCCTGCACTCAGCGTCCTCATGCcggtctgcatgcgcaagtGTCTCcaccttcttcctctgtgcctctgcctcttcccgATGGGTGGTTCACACACAAGCAGGTCTACAGGGGTCGCCTCGCTAGCTCCTTTAGTCCGCGGACgaacgcgagggcgggggcgccgtcgcctccggcggggcTGCCACAGAGACTTGGGAGGCGGGTGCAGCCGAACTTCGTGTCggggagcgagggcgagtaCAGTctcagggcggcgacggaaagTCTGACGGCTTTCTTTCTCCACGTCTTCGTCAGAGCCGACCTGCCTGTGCTGGCGTTGGCGCTCCTCgtggccgcaggcgaccgcgagggagTGAGGAGaattctttctctctcgccgtcgttgcGACTGCGCATTCAGATGAAGCAAGAGGAAAGCAACGGGCGCGTCTCGGCTTCCGCGGACACGACCGCTCAGCAGCCGAgcaaggcagcggcgctagAAAGCGGGCATCCTGGAGGACGCAgtcgagaagacgcgaagactGCAGGAGGGGGTGCAGTGCGCAGGAAGCAAAaccgagacgccggcgggtgGGCAGCAATGTCTCGCTCCTTGCGAGAGCTGCTTTTCGTCATGGCTGAGCAAGCGGCAGAAAGCGGGGCGCCGACTGGAGAACGGATAGAGCCACCTGCCGGGAGAAACGGTGAAAGAATCCGTAAAACGTAAACGGCTCGACGAAAGAGATACCGGGCGGGAAGGGGGTACGCGACGCGGGAAGGATTCCGTCGCGATCGAGAGTgagaagcagacacagaggacAGGGGACCAGTCGGATGGAGCCGATGCACAACGCCAAGAGGCGGAGCGTTGGCGCCAGAAAGGAGCCGAAACAAGGGGGCGGGGCCGAAGAGAATCCATAAGCGAGTTTCTTGTTCCCTTGGGTTCGCATATGCATGTCGTGTGGTTGCTTCCCAACTCTGCAAGCGTAGATGATTGTAGAATCCGGCTCGCCGAGCTCTTGGTATGAAGCTACGCCATGCGAGCCGGAACTCTTAGTCAATGCACACACGACAGTTTGCAAGGCGTAATTTTTGAGCGACCAGCACCGCGTAAGAGATGCTTCTGCACTATGCATCACAGTTTGTGGCCTTCCCAACGGCGCGCCTTAGGTAAACTACGCATCGTACTTCCGACCCCTCTGCCTTGTATTCATTTCACTTTGAACATACATTCTTTCCACACCTCCCGCTAATGAGTGGGCACGGCACCAGCCGTGTGTTGCATTCCCGCTATGCTCCGGGAGCGACGACAATGCAGGAACACGGCACTGTTGCTCGATATTTTATGATGTGTGGGACTAACATAGCTGCTCATTCAATTGTGGCTATGCATCTGTGCAGCCCCGTACGCGAGTCCTACAGACAGAGAAGCTTGCGTATTCCTCTGCTCCCGAGCTCCTGCCTAACCAGTATGAGCTACAGAGAACCTGCTTTGGCGCGGCAAGGCACGAGACATCTCAGTGTGGCAGGTGCGCTCGGCTGAGCCTGCGCGTCTACACCGTCAGCCGACGACAAATTCTGAAATCCAATGTGCTCACCCATCACGTCAGGCGTTTCTGCATACCGTAGAGCAGCATGGTCGCTCAAGCTCCCTCGACTCAGCCTCCACCATGTTCCGGGACGCTACTGGATATACGGAGAATACGCAGGACGGTGTGCGAGCTCGTCGCCCCCTTTGAGAACCCGTTTGTGTCGTCGATGAGATAAGTTGCAGCGCCTCTCGGAACGGGTTgcgactgcgcgcgcgtgtttcATGAGAACGATTGGCGTACGATCGTTTACATTCGACGCACTGGATTTGAGTGGTTTTGGATAACCACGCGGCGATCCAGCAGAAGATACATTACGATTCTGCATGCTAAAGGCACGTTTCCGAGTCATGTCGCCGAGTGCCAGGGAGACGGCTGTGGACACTGTGTGCCCTGATGAGTAAAAGACATTTCGAGCGTGGACTCTTGCGCGAGCGCAAGAATCGAAAAGTTACATCCGGGTGtgctgcagcacgccggAACTGCTGAAACCCTTTTGCTGAGCATCAGAAATGTGACGCCACTCACATCTTTCCTGTCGCACTCTCGAAAATGAATTATACCAGCATCGCCTATGTCAACAGGGGACCTGCAAAAGACGTTGATGCTCCGGCTTTGCCACGTCGCACTGCGCCACGAGATACCGATGGGACGTCGTCCTGCGTGTACCCGGATTGACCCGGATCTCGCCGAGCATCACCTGAGATGTAGTCCTCTGTCGACTCCGAGTCACgttctcgtctcctctttaTAGAGTGGCAGGAAGCTGTTTATCTCTTCTACGAGTTGCTTCGCTCCAGGAGTCTCCAGCGCTTCCACTGGAAGCAGCGGCTTGGCGGGCCAACTACTGTGAAATTCTTTTATCAGGCGTACCATGTactggggaggcggcgggccgcaTGTTTCCATCGGTTTGTTTGGACTGTGCTCGAGTGCTAGGAAGTAGCCCAACTCTATGCCCCATAGATTCGTTAACACCGATCCGAGTTCCATAACCTCATCTTTGATGTGTGCGGTTAGCGAGTCTCCGCGATGGGTTTTTTGCCCTTCCTTGCGCATTGAGCCAAAATCAGCCAGAAACAGACGCCCGTCTTTCATCACCAGAAGATTAGCCTCTCTGAAGTCACCATGCACGACTCCTTGGCGTTGGAGATTGGCCACCAGCCGTATTAGATCATAGGATAGCTGTAGGCGGGCATGGTACACGATGTCGCTGTCCCGTACGGCAGGATCACACATTGCGTTGATAACATCTTGAAGGTCTGTATAGGCCTTCGGCATCAAGAAGAAAACATTTCCGATCAACGTTCGCGAGCCAGGGATAGCGACAGCGAAGGTCTCCTTGTTTGGAAACTGCACCATGTCGGTGGGGACCAAGAATCGAAGAACGGCTTGAGCTTCCCTTGGGTCTTTGACCGTGGCGAACGCATCAGTTAAACGACCCTCTGCCATCACATCCTCTTGTGACATCTTGAAAGGCTCGCGGAGAGCAATAGGAACTTTTGCGGCGAACTCTGCTCCGGTGTCCACGTCGGAAGCCGTGAACACCATCCCGAAGTCGCCCCTGCCGAAGACGGGCCCCCTTCGGAGCCGCCGTGGCGCTCCCGTCCGCACCGAGACCACTTCCACGGTCACGTCCTGTGGCCAGAACGTAGCGGAGAGCCCTTTGTCCAGTGTCCTGAATGCCCCCGCCTGGCGATCGACTGGGTGGATTTGCTTCGATACCAGTG
The sequence above is a segment of the Besnoitia besnoiti strain Bb-Ger1 chromosome Unknown contig00045, whole genome shotgun sequence genome. Coding sequences within it:
- a CDS encoding RIC1 protein (encoded by transcript BESB_058150), with product MASQRKLAASDGRELAQPGSEEAMGPRRSRDARKKDRDRDEFGKASARYEDSHGGAKQAYGIAEAERRACALFSLDRLLRAEDVSEAFSLVAPRAHPYRVPVPSQLSSGPSLSPSSGSDVPLPSSASSRSVARAGSHGALSPHPAASSPSAELSLQQRFAVAQEALTALPGGAALYLFLHLLSRHSPSTLAKTVASCVRKTEPTLAPLVLFPLLGSPPATYFEDAMKRQLLHTASIYLLVLQNTEGCLVVRQKRALPLLRAALRLGVAGLARKLVRFVLALLVAYPARKRAENSACEATGDPTESAKARQASVHALREGNCEEDIVVPWSGAGGAPALWAPPALFQERRRSRSHAARSRAEEKPAREGEQLHSQVEEEEGSRRAQKAKHGQRAEERAERQADAKADEERAIFQLYRDVVAIVEDCLLSSLVHLQWLRVFQLTSVLALDLPAWLFRLRPHICRVFSLDGPCGLLPSPESAPVVSPCCSHSQCLFLQDDPAVPFERVVLSLVSQLGLSARGFASRSIWSAAQWRACLLGSRSLPSLCRTTEMGRLHQGSLLARTSSRASSHFGVDASLAISDSAEAAPAPTACREGTDLQSEEADARVLAASPSACEWKRGSYAAVSGAWVHLPSVRGLTPSPAPASPFPPRRFVYRGRLASSFSPRTNARAGAPSPPAGLPQRLGRRVQPNFVSGSEGEYSLRAATESLTAFFLHVFVRADLPVLALALLVAAGDREGVRRILSLSPSLRLRIQMKQEESNGRVSASADTTAQQPSKAAALESGHPGGRSREDAKTAGGGAVRRKQNRDAGGWAAMSRSLRELLFVMAEQAAESGAPTGERIEPPAGRNGERIRKT
- a CDS encoding rhoptry protein ROP18 (encoded by transcript BESB_058160); translated protein: MVFDPKRARKASCRVWLALAALGTVLGVHKGVSVHLSSQFGHLLASAVTSRRSHVTAGSVAPGEDDPHVGSSFTESSPLEDTPASSERTHPRLLFERTRRQLDLGTGNARDTHVAVDAPPRALASYGHSLLQHSRGAARTVGRHVSGASGRLAHFRGSRLEEPGSSSDASFADLGQPEGADLALVHGIEPGDSIVKHLLTLVSKQIHPVDRQAGAFRTLDKGLSATFWPQDVTVEVVSVRTGAPRRLRRGPVFGRGDFGMVFTASDVDTGAEFAAKVPIALREPFKMSQEDVMAEGRLTDAFATVKDPREAQAVLRFLVPTDMVQFPNKETFAVAIPGSRTLIGNVFFLMPKAYTDLQDVINAMCDPAVRDSDIVYHARLQLSYDLIRLVANLQRQGVVHGDFREANLLVMKDGRLFLADFGSMRKEGQKTHRGDSLTAHIKDEVMELGSVLTNLWGIELGYFLALEHSPNKPMETCGPPPPQYMVRLIKEFHSSWPAKPLLPVEALETPGAKQLVEEINSFLPLYKEETRT